The following nucleotide sequence is from Flavobacterium sp. N1736.
GTTAGATTTACCTCTAGGGGCATCTCCACCTTTACCACCACCAGTTCCAGATTGTTTTTTATCCATTCCTGCAAGCGGAGAAAGATCTCTCTTTCCATAAACTTCACCTTTCATGATCCATACTTTGATACCCATTCTACCATAAGTAGTGTGAGCTTCAGCCAAAGCATAATCAATATCAGCTCTGAAAGTTGATAGAGGAATTCTACCTTCTTTGAAACCTTCTGAACGTGCCATCTCAGCACCATTTAAACGACCAGAAATCAAAACTTTGATACCTTCAGCGTTCATACGCATAGAAGCAGCAATAGCCATTTTGATTGCACGTCTGTAAGAAATACGGCTTTCGATTTGACGAGCGATGCTTGTCGCCACAAGATAAGCATCTAATTCAGGTCTTTTAATTTCAAAGATGTTGATTTGAACCTCTTTGTCAGTAACTTTCTTAAGTTCCTCTTTCAACTTGTCTACCTCTTGTCCACCTTTTCCGATAATGATACCAGGTCTGGCAGTAGTGATAGTAACGGTTACAAGTTTCAAAGTTCTCTCGATGATTACTTTAGATACACTAGCTTTTGATAAACGAGCGTGGATATACTTTCTGATTTTGTGATCTTCGGCAAGTTTATCACCGTAATCATTTCCACCATACCAGTTTGAGTCCCACCCTCTGATGATACCAAGTCTATTTCCAATTGGATTTGTCTTTTGTCCCATGCTGCTTAAGAATTGCTTTGTGTGTTATTGATAGCTCCAAGCACGATTGTTACGTGATTAGAACGTTTTCTTATTCTGTGTGCACGACCTTGTGGAGCTGGACGAAGTCTTTTCAACATCATTCCACCATCTACTCTGATCTCTTTAACAAATAATCCAGCTTCTTCTAAATTACCTTCACTATTTTTTTGCTCCCAGTTGTTGATTGCAGATAATAATAGTTTTTCTAATTTTCTTGAAGCTTCTTTAGAACTGAATCTTAAGATGTTAAGTGCTCTTTCTACCTTCTGACCTCTTACCAAGTCCGCTACTAAGCGCATTTTTCTAGGTGAAGTAGGGCAGTTATTCAATTTTGCGAAAGCAATAGACTTATTAGCCTCTTTTCTCGCATCTGCTGTTTCTCTTTTACGAACTCCCATTGCTTCTTATTTTTTACCTTTATTTTTTGCTCCAGCATGACCTCTAAAAGATCTAGTTGGTGAAAATTCTCCTAATTTGTGACCTACCATGTTTTCTGTTACGTAAACTGGTACAAATTGACGACCGTTATGAACTGCGATAGTTTGTCCAACGAAATCTGGAGTAATCATAGAAGCTCTAGACCAAGTCTTTACTACACTATTTTTACCACTTTCTACGTTTTCCTGAACTTTCTTGTCTAACTTATAATGAACGAAAGGTCCTTTTTTTAATGAACGTGCCATATCTTATTATTTCTTTCTACGTTCTACGATATACTTGTTACTCGGGTTTTTCTTAGAACGAGTTCTATAACCTTTTGCTGGTATTCCATTTCTT
It contains:
- the rpsC gene encoding 30S ribosomal protein S3, which gives rise to MGQKTNPIGNRLGIIRGWDSNWYGGNDYGDKLAEDHKIRKYIHARLSKASVSKVIIERTLKLVTVTITTARPGIIIGKGGQEVDKLKEELKKVTDKEVQINIFEIKRPELDAYLVATSIARQIESRISYRRAIKMAIAASMRMNAEGIKVLISGRLNGAEMARSEGFKEGRIPLSTFRADIDYALAEAHTTYGRMGIKVWIMKGEVYGKRDLSPLAGMDKKQSGTGGGKGGDAPRGKSNFNKGGKPDARKRK
- the rplV gene encoding 50S ribosomal protein L22, coding for MGVRKRETADARKEANKSIAFAKLNNCPTSPRKMRLVADLVRGQKVERALNILRFSSKEASRKLEKLLLSAINNWEQKNSEGNLEEAGLFVKEIRVDGGMMLKRLRPAPQGRAHRIRKRSNHVTIVLGAINNTQSNS
- the rpsS gene encoding 30S ribosomal protein S19, whose amino-acid sequence is MARSLKKGPFVHYKLDKKVQENVESGKNSVVKTWSRASMITPDFVGQTIAVHNGRQFVPVYVTENMVGHKLGEFSPTRSFRGHAGAKNKGKK